The Fulvivirga maritima genome segment GCCTGCAAATATAAAAATTATATTTTAATAAGTCATATTTCAGTGTCTTGCAAGGGCTTATAGTTGGCCATTCTTGCTATAATTTAACACTTCCTTAAAGTACTTTCATTAAGTATTGATAGAAACGGATCATGCAGGTAATGTCATGCTTGTGAACCTTTTCATACGGAGAGTGCACATTATCTTCAGCAGCTCCTATAAAACACCAGTCAAAAGGATAAGGTGATGTTTGTAGCTCACGGCCATCACTGGAGCCACTGCCTTCTACTTCCAGCTGAAAGTCAATCCCTGATTCATTAGCGTGTTGAATAATTTTTTGGATATAACTCTTCCTGGGTATGTTTCGGTCTCGCATAGATACTACTACTCCACTGCCTGGGAGCACGCCATCGGTGATCCAGGTAATGTCAGAAATGAGCGCTTGCTTTATCTGCCATTTCTCATAAATAAACTTGGCCAGATAAGGTACTGAGCCCCCGCCATGCTCTTCCCACGTGCTGAATACTATAACGCCATCAGTAAGTGTTTCTGCCAGCTTTAAGACGTTATAGATTCCCAGTCTATTGTCTAGGTAGCAAGAGGAAATGTATTCTTCAGTTTCTTCAAAATTGCACTTAAATACCAGGTCTGTGCCGGTTTCTATAGGTCTTCCAAATTTGTAGAATAGCTGGTGGTCATCATTTACTTCCAGTTCACATTCTATGGGGCCAAGATTATCCTGACCTACTAACTCGTAGCCTGTTTGTGCATCTGGCCCGCCAATAGGCACTAGCTGATTTTGATACCTTACAGTAAAGCCAATAGAATCCATGTGTGCAAAAACGGCTGTTCTGGGAGATCCGAATTTTAAAATGATACAATCCTGCAACTCATCACCTTCGTAAATTTCAGGAGAACATTTCCACTGGTCTTTGTTATCATTAATATAGTCAAGTAAGAATTTTTTCATTAAACCTTCGTTTCCAGAAGGAGCATGGACTTGACAAAGGTTTTTTAATAATTTCATAAAAAAGTGAAATTTGATTATATAATTAAATTAAGGGGAATGATAACAGGTTAATTGTTTATTTTTACCCTATATTAAAAGTTTTGAATAGTAAGAATTATAAATAAATATCTTCTAAACGATTAAATGCTGAATATTTTAAACCATTCACCATCCGCCATAAATCATTTCTTATACGAAATGCGGCATAAAGATATCCAAAAGGACCGAGCCAAATTTCGAAATAACTTAAAAAGGTTAGGAATGATCATGGCCTATGAAATATCCCGAAAATTTACGTATTCAGCAAAGACAATAACTACTCCGCTTGCCGAGCATGACGTTCAGCTTATCGAGGACAAGCCGGTGTTAATAGGTGTTCTACGAGCCGCCACTCCTTTTTTGGATGGCTTTATTGAGGTGTTTGATGATTCTGATGTAGGTTTTATTGGAGCTTATAGAGTAGAAGAAGGAGATGAAATAGAAGCTACTTTAGAGTACAAGGCTACTAACTCATTAGAAGGCAAGACCGTGATATTGATTGATCCTATGTTAGCTACCGGTAAATCGGTGCTAACCTCTGTAAATACATTGGTAAATAATGGTAAGCCGGCACATGTACACATAGCTGCTGCTGTAGCAGCACCGGAGGGGGTGAGTTATATTTCTGAAAACTTAAAGACTAACCACACCATATGGACTGCGGCGCTAGATGAAAAGCTCAATGAAAAGGCATATATAGTGCCTGGATTGGGTGATGCCGGAGATCTTTGTTTTGGCCCAAAATTGTAAGTAAATTTCTATGTTACCAGAAATAGGTATGCTCATAGTTGGCCTCATTATACTCATAGTAGGAGGCGACTTGTTGGTGAGAGGTGCGTCTAGTATAGCCTTGAGGTCACATATTTCGCCCTTAGTGGTAGGGCTTACCATTGTGGCTTTTGGTACTTCTGCTCCTGAACTTTTAATAAGCATAAAAGCTGCTTTAGGTGGTAGCCCAGATATGACCATGGGTAATGTGGTGGGCTCCAATATCTGTAACCTCGGCTTAGTGCTGGGTGTAACCGCTATGATAGGACCTATTATGGTGAGGCAAGATAGTATAAAAATAGACTGGCCTGTAACTATGGGGAGTTCATTACTGTTATACTATGTAGTGAAGGAAGATGTGGGGATGATTAAAGCTTATGAGGGCGGTATATTTATTATGTTTTTAATAGCATATACTGTTTTTATAATTAGAAAATCAAGGAAAGAAACCAAAGCGAAAATGTCTAACAGCGAAGGCTTGGACATACCTAAGGCCTCTAAGAGTTTATGGAAAGATATTGCGCTGATTGCAGCAGGTTGCCTTGGACTTTATTTTGGTTCTGAGTGGTTTGTGGGTGGTGCTAAAGAAATGGCCGGTCTTCTGGGAGTAAGTGAAAGGGTAATAGGGATTACGGTGCTGGCTTTAGGTACTAGTTTGCCAGAGTTAGTTACAGCCATAGTGGCTTCATTAAAAAAACAAACAGATTTAGCCCTGGGAAATCTCATGGGCTCAAACATTTTTAATATCCTTTCTATTTTAGGTATAACCAGCATAATTAAAAACATTCATGTGAGTGATCAGATTATACATCATGACATGGTGGCAATGCTGTTAATAACGCTCATACTTTTTCCTATTATGGTATTTAAACGTGTGGTAGGGAGAATAGCAGGAGTTATATTGTTAAGCTTGTACTTAGTATATACTTATACTGTAATTAGTTAATGGAAGCGGAGATATTGAAGATATTGAGCATTGTGATGCTTACAATGCTGAAATTTATTGCAGGTCCTACCCTAGGTTTTGCCGGAGGGTTTAGTTTGCTTAGTACTATACTTATTACCATCACCGGTATGATGTGCAGTGTATTCCTCTTTACTTTTTTGGGTGATTTTTTGAAAGAAAAGGTATTTGGCAGGTTCTTTAAAAAAAAGCGAAAATTTACTAAAAGAAGCAGGCAGTTTGTTACTATCTGGAAAAAATATGGAATAGTAGGCGTTGCAGCTCTCACTCCAATAATATTTACCCCAATAGGCGGCACTATATTGCTTAGTAGCATGGGTACTCCTAAGAAAACCATAATATTTGTTATGCTACTCAGTGCTGTGTTTTGGGCATGCTTCTTCTCTAGTATTATTTATTTCTTTGGAATGAAAATACTGCCCGACTTCATGCAGTAATCAACCTTCATTCTCATCTTCATCAGGAAGCATTTCAATATCCTGAATGAGTACTGATTTAGATATTTTTTGTCCAGTAGGTGTTGCAGCGAGTCCACCAAGGGCGGTTTCTTTATATCGCGCCTCCATACTTTGTCCTACTTCACCCATGGCATCTACACACTCATCTACAGGAATTACTCCACTTAAATTTGCCAGAGCCATTTGGGCTGATGAATTGGCTATTGCCGCAGCACTGGCATTTCTTACTACGCAAGGCACTTCCACCAAACCCGCCACAGGGTCGCACACTAAGCCCAGCATGCATTGAATGGTTATGGCTACCGCGTTAAATACCTGGTCTATGTCTCCATCTAGGCAATAAACTATGGCGCCAGATGCCATAGCCGCAGCGCTACCGGTCTCTGCCTGGCAGCCTCCTACAGCTCCTGCCAGAGATGCTTTCTGTTCTATAATTAATGCTATACCGGCGCCTACCAGTAATCCTTCCAGTATTTTATGGTCTTCAAGGCCATGGATCTCTTGCAATGTGTAAAGCGTGCCAGGTAGTATACCCGAAGCTCCTGCGGTAGGAGCGGCTACAATTCTGCCCATGCAGGAGTTCACTTCTTTAGCTGCTAAGGCTCTGGAAATAAGGTTTTTAAATTCCTTAGATAATACCACTTGCTGGTGTTGAAAGACTTTTTTTGCTCCATTGTTAATCATGCCGGAGCGAGAGCTCATGTCTTCGTTAAGGCCTGTTTCTACGGCCTCTTTCATTACACCGTAGGCCTTTTCTAAGCCTGTCCATATTTCATCTGCTGTACGTCCTTTCTGCTCTTGCTCATAGTCTAGCACAGTTTCATAGAGCTTTAAGTCGTGCTCAGCACAATATTTTTTCCAGCTTGCAAAATCATTGAACAAAAAAGCCATTGTATTTTTCAGTTTAGGGTGTCGAAAATATACTCAAAGGTATCATCTAGTAGGGCACATCTACAAATAGATAACACATTATGTCAGATTTTGGGGAGAGAAAAGCTTGTCGGCGAGGGTAAAATGAAAAGGCCGTCTTACAAAAAATGTAGGACGGCCTTTAATATGTTTATAATCAAAATGATTATCCGTTCATTGAAATAAGGAATTCTTCGTTATTTCTTGTTCCTTTCATTTTTGAAAGCAAGAATTCCATCGCCTCGTTAGAGTTCATGTCAGACATAAATTTGCGAAGGATCCATACTCTTTTGAAGTTCTTCCTCGCTAAGGAGTAAATCTTCTCTACGAGTACCTGAAGCAGGTACATCAATAGCAGGATAAACTCTTTTGTTAGAAAGTTTTCTATCCAGTTGAAGTTCCATGTTACCTGTTCCTTTGAATTCTTCAAAGATAACTTCATCCATTTTAGAACCAGTTTCTATCAGAGCAGTAGCAATAATAGTTAATGAACCACCATTTTCTACATTTCTTGCAGCTCCAAAGAATCTTTAGGTTTATGAAGTGCGTTAGCATCAACACCACCAGAAAGAATTTTACCTGATGAAGGCACAGTAGTGTTATACGCTCTGGCCAGTCTGGTAATAGAGTCAAGTAGAATAACTACGTCATGACCACACTCAACCATTCTTTTGGCTTTTTCTAACACCATGCTAGAAACCTTCACGTGTCTTTCTGCCTGCTCATCAAAAGTTGAAGATACTACCTCAGCTTTTACGCTTCTGGCCATATCAGTAACTTCTTCAGGTCTTTCATCTATCAATAATATGATTAGATAACACTCAGGGTGGTTTTCAGCAATAGCATTAGCTATATTTTTAAGAAGCACCGTTTTACCTGTTTTAGGTTGTGCTACTATCATACCTCTTTGGCCTTTTCCAATAGGAGAGAAAAGATCCAGGATACGTGCTGAGTAGTTGTCAGCTTTAGAGCTTAATCTGATTTTTTCTTCAGGGAAAAGAGGAGTAAGGTATTCAAAAGGAACCCTGTCTCTTATTTCTTCAGTAGTCTTACCGTTAACATTTTCTACTCTAAGTAAAGCGAAATATTTTTCACCTTCTTTAGGTGGTCTGATCTGTCCTTTTACGGTATCTCCAGTTTTAAGACCAAATAATTTGATCTGAGAAGGAGATACGTAAATATCATCAGGGCTGGCAAGGTAGTTATAGTCTGAAGAACGCAAGAAACCATATCCATCTTGCATGATTTCCAGCACACCTTCGTTTTCGATTACACCGTCGAAATCACGAACGTTGCCTTCTTTCTTCTTGTTATTACCCCTGTTATTGTTGTTGTTATTATTGCTGTGACTTGTGCTTTCGCTTTTGCTGTCATTATCCTTTGACTTCGCTTCAGCTTTTTCCTTATTGTCATTGCTAGCGCTAGGTTTACGCTCTCTTCTAGGCTTGCTATTGTTGTCATCAGCGCTTTCTTTTTCTTTAGTGTCTTTAGATGGCTTAGCTTCTTTTGTGGATTTTTCATCAAAAGAAGTGACTTTGTCATCTATCTCTATCTTAAAAGATTCCAAAAGCTCTTCTGAGGAAAGATCAGCATCTTTCTTTTCTTTCTTAGCTTTTACATTTTCTCTTTTTCTAGGTCTTTTTGTTTTTTCTTCCTTAGGAGTTTCTGTAGCGGTTGTAGCGGTTTTGCTATCGGAAGCTTTTTTCTTAGGTAGGTCACTTTCTGGAGTTACGGCTTGCTGATCAAGTATTTTGTAGATTAACTCCTGTTTTGAAAGCCTCTTGTAGTTTTTCAGGCCTAGTTCCTCCGCTATCTCCTTGAGTTCTGAAAGAAGCCTTACGTTCAATTCTTCAATGGTGTACATAAATTCTTAGTGCTGAATTCTTTTTAAAATAAATGGGTAAATTTTAACAATTAACATGAGTAGTCTCTTAATACGAGCACTTGTAACGTGCATCTGCAGCTATTGAGTAGCTTATAAGATTATTTCTAGATGGTATATTGAGTTGTTAGAAAAAATAAGCTTTAATAAATCGGAATGTCTTTTAAAGCCTCTTTAAAGTTATCTTTGATAATGCAATATTATACTAACGGTGATCAATTGTCAAATTTTTATTGCTAAATAATTATTCTTGAGGGAAAAAAGTGCGTTTTTACTTTGAAAATCCTTTATTTTTGCCACTGTTTTTAATATAATAATATGCTACAGGTAACCTATATTCGGGAAAATAAGGATCAGGTAATAGCTGGTCTCGGAAAAAGAAAGTTTGCAAATGCTGAAGATGTCATCAATGAGGTGTTAGAGCTCGATGACCTAAGAAAGTCCACACAGCAGAAACATGATGAGGCTCAGTCGGAATCAAACACACTTTCTAAAGAAATAGGTGCTCTGATGAAAGCTGGTAAGAAGGATGATGCCGAAGAGATAAAGCAAAAAACGGCTGATCTAAAAGTACAAGTAAAAGACCATGCAGAAAGGCTCACGCAATATGAGAGTGATTTAAAGGCCTTATTATATAAAATACCTAACGTACCTAATAACGACGTGCCGGAAGGAGCGGGCGAAAATGATAACGTTACGGTAGAGCAACATGGAGATGTGCCTGAACTTTTTGAAGGAGCATTGCCCCACTGGGAGCTCATTAAGAAATATGATATTATAGATTTTGAGCTGGGAAATAAGATAACTGGAGCTGGTTTTCCGGTTTATAAAGGAAAAGGAGCTCGTTTACAGAGGTCTTTGGTTAACTATTTTCTTGATAAAGCAGTAGAAGCCGGCTATATGGAAGTACAGCCGCCTATTCTTATTAATGAAGATAGTGGCTATGGCACTGGCCAGCTCCCTGATAAAGATGGTCAAATGTATTATGTAAGAGAAGAGAACTTTTACCTGATACCTACAGCCGAAGTGCCTATCACTAATATGTACAGAGATGTAATAGTAAATAGTGATGACCTGCCTATTAAGCATGTAGGCTTTACACCATGCTTCAGAAGAGAGGCCGGTTCTTGGGGAGCTCATGTACGTGGACTGAATAGACTTCATCAGTTTGATAAGGTGGAAATTGTAGAGATTCATCACCCAGATAACTCTTATGCAGCTCTTGAAAGAATGTGTAATCATGTAAAAGGTCTATTAGAAAGTCTTAATTTACCTTACCGAGTACTTAATTTGTGCGGTGCAGATTTAGGATTTACTTCTGCTCAGACTTTTGATATGGAAGTATTCTCAGCGGCTCAGCAAAAGTGGTTAGAGGTAAGCTCAGTAAGTAATTTTGAAACTTACCAGGCTAACAGGCTTAAGCTAAGATGTAAAGGAGATGATAATAAGAGCTTCTTCTTGCATACCCTTAATGGTAGTGCATTGGCCTTGCCTAGAATTTTAGCAGCCATTTTAGAAAATAATCAAACAGAAGACGGAATTAAAATCCCTGAGGTACTTGTGCCTTATACAGGTTTTGATTCAATCAGCTAATTCATAGCATTTAAGGTGGAGGTTATTAGCCATCCATCAATTTTTACTGGTAGATGTTTCTTTCTTGTTCTAAATTTAGATTAGATTCCAAATTGACTAATGAACATGAAACATCTATCAGTTTTTTTATTCCTGCCATTATTAATTTTATCCTGTACAAAGAAGAAAGAGGTGGAAGAGAACAAATTAACTTATCCTGAAACTGCAACGGTAGACACCGTAGATAACTATTTTGGAGTAGAAGTAAAAGATCCATACCGTTGGTTAGAAGATGATCAATCTGAAGCTACCAAGAGTTGGGTGAAAGCAGAGAACGAGGTCACTTTTGGCTATCTGAATAAAATCCCTTTTAAAGAGGATTTAAAAGGCAGATTAGAAGAGCTTTTTAATTATGAAAGAGTATTCGCTCCAGCTAAGCATAGAGATTATTACTATTTCTATAAAAATGACGGGCTGCAAAATCAGAATGTGCTTTATAGAAAGAAAGGCGAAGATGGTGAAGCTGAAGTATTTTTAGATCCTAATAAATTCACAGAAGACGGTACCATTTCTTTGGCAGGTGCTTCATTTACAAAAGATGGATCATTGTTTGGCTACCTAATTTCTGAAGGTGGATCTGACTGGAGAAAGGCTATAGTTTTAGATGCAGAGACTAAAGAGCAGGTAGGAGATACGCTGAGAGATATTAAATTTAGCGGAATAGCCTGGAAGGGAACAGAAGGCTTTTACTATAGCAGTTATGACAAGCCTAAAGAAGGATCAACCTTATCAGGTAAAACACAATTGCATAAATTATACTACCATAAAATGGGAACTCCTCAATCTGAGGATGAGCTGATTTTTGGAGGAGAAGAAACACCAAGAAGGTATATTGGCGCTTATCTCACTGAAGATGAAAGGTTTTTGGTTATAAGTGCTGCGGAGAGAACCAGCGGAAATGAGCTATATATAAAAGATTTAAGCAAACCAGATAGTGAAATTGTAACTATTGTTGAAGGTTATGATAGTGAGCAGGGAGTATTGCTTAATGATGGAGACCGATTGATAATAAGTACTAACCTTAAGGCTCCAAATAGCAAGTTAGTGGAGGTAGATATTGCTAATCCTACACCTGAACATTGGAAGGATCTGATTCCTGAAACTGAAAATGTGTTAACAGCTGGTAGTGCAGGAGGTAAAATATTTGCTGATTATATGATAGATGCTAAAACGGCGGTGAAGCAGTATGATCTGCATGGTAACTTTGAGCATGATATTGAATTGCCAGGCATAGGCACAGCCTATGGTTTTAGCGGCGAAGCTGATGATAAGGAGCTTTATTATACTTTTACCTCTTTTACTTATCCTTCTACTATTTTTAAATATGATATTGCTTCGGGTAAATCAACTCTATATCAGCAGGCTAATGTAGATTTTAATCCTGATGACTATGAGACCAAACAGGTTTTTTATACCAGTAAAGATGGTACAAAAGTGCCTATGTTTATTGTGCATAAAAAAGGATTGAAACTCGATGGCAAAAATCCTACTTATTTATACGCATACGGTGGTTTTAATGTGAGTCTTACTCCGTCATTTAGTACCAGCCGAATAGTATGGTTAGAAAATGGAGGTGTTTATGCTCAGCCCAACCTTCGTGGAGGAGGTGAGTATGGAGAGGAATGGCATAAAGCAGGCACCAAGATGCAAAAACAAAATGTATTTGATGATTTCATAGCGGCTGGAGAATACCTGATAGAAAATAACTATACTTCTCATGATTATCTGGCTATATCAGGCGGTTCTAATGGCGGACTGCTGGTAGGCGCTACTATGACTCAAAGGCCAGATTTGGCAAAAGTGGCTTTTCCTGCAGTAGGAGTGATGGATATGCTCAGGTATCATACCTTTACCGCTGGTGCTGGTTGGGCTTATGACTATGGTACGGCAGAAGATTCAAAGGAGATGTTTGAATATATTTATGGTTATAGTCCCGTTCATAATGTTAAGGATAGCGTAGAATATCCTGCTACTTTGGTAACTACCGCCGATCATGACGACAGGGTGGTGCCGGCTCATTCATTTAAATTTGCTGCTCAGCTACAAAAGCACCAGGTAGGAGATAACCCTGTGCTAATAAGAATAGAGACAGATGCCGGCCATGGTGCTGGTAAACCAATAGCTAAAATTATAGAAGAGGAGGCCGATAAATATGCGTTTGCATGGTACAATATGGGTTATACTCCTCAGTTTGAGAAAAAAGACCTTTAAAAAATGATCAGAGAAGGAAAAAAAGAAGACTTGCCTCAGGTGTTAGCGCTTATTAAAGAATTGGCTGTTTATGAAAAGGCTGGCGATGAGGTAGATAATACCGTGGAGCAAATGGAAGAGGATGGCTTTGGCCCAAATCCTGCCTATGGATTATTTGTAGCAGAGTCTGATCATGGCGCCATTGTAGGAATTGCTATTTATTATTACCGTTATTCTACCTGGAAAGGAAGACGAATCTATTTGGAAGATATAGTGGTTACAGAAAGCGAAAGAGGAAATGGTCTTGGTAAAGCGCTTTTTGATAGCGTAATAGCCAAAGGAAAAGGAGAGAAATGTAAAGGAATGGTATGGCAGGTTCTTGATTGGAACGAACCTGCCATTAATTTTTATAAGAAATACTATGATGCAGATCTAGATCCTGAATGGATTAACTGCAGTATTAATTTTTAACTGTATACGACGTGCTCAAAAGGTACATCTACCATGTCGGCTATTTCTTTGCCTAGCTCAGCCATATCTTCATCATCCGGATCATACTTCCATCGTACCATGATTTTGTTTCCGAAAATGAAAAATTTGTTGAGCTCAAATAGAATGTCTAAGAGCATTTTAGTGGAAGAAGTGTTTAAATACTCCATTTCAAGGTCAAGAAAGGTCTCTTTCTGAGGGCTTTGGAAGTAGGTTCTAAGCCACCCTACTATCGCCTGATGAAAAGGAGCAGTGTCTTCCATGAATGATCGGCCTACTATAGATAACTTACCTGAAGAATAGTCAAGAAAAACTTTCGGACTATCTTCGGTTGATTCTAGGTATAATGCATTCATGATATAAATGTATAATAGAAATTGTAAAATTCATTTCTGAAGTAAGTATTTTGATCAAATTCTTAATTCAAACTTACATTATAATTAATGGAAGCAATATTTTATTAAGTTCTTTTTATACGCTTAATGTAAGAAATTACTCTACTTGCTGCAATAATGTTCTGAAAGCCACATGTTTATCTTTGTAATTCTTGTGTAGCAGTTGCACTATTGTAGGGGCGTGGTTGTCTAAATAATCTACAACTTTGTCTACACTTTCTGTGAAGTACTGAAAAGAGTAAGAAACACTTGCTTCTTCATCTTGCCCTAAAACTTTAAAAATCTGGCAATCTTTAAACAAACCAGTGGCCATTACCGTTGGAATATACGTTGTCTTCATCCATGCTAGCCACTCTTGCTCTACGTCGCTGTCAATACCTATAGTTACGTTATAAAGAACCATGATTAATTATATAAAATGCTTAAATATTTAACAATATATATTTGAATTGCGAAAATTCTTTTGCAACATCAAAATTATGATTATTTTCATAGATTATGGCTTTATCATTTTATAAAAATAGGCCTCTTTATTATTTGTGTTTTGTGTTAGTAATGGTATTTATGGCGGGCTGTCATAAGACCACCAATGAAAGTACTGAACCGGAAGAAGAACAGATACCCGCAGTTAGACCTGTGGATTTTGATCTTGAAAGAATTAAAAAGAGGGGCTCAATAATAGCTATTGTAGATAACAGTTCTACAGGTTATTTCCTCTACAGAGGCCGCCCTATGGGGTATGAATATGATTTACTTTCTCTATATGCTGAGCAAATAGGTGTAACACTTGAAATAAAAGTGACTACCAGCATAGATGAGGCATTTGATATGCTAAATAATGGAGAAGGAGATATTATTGCTTATTCACTGGCTATAACCAAAGCCAGAAAAGAAATAGTTGATTTCACACACAGTCATTACACCACTCGTCAGGTGCTGGTGCAGCGTAAGCCCAGAAACTGGAGGAGAATGACTCGTGCTGAGATAGATAAAAAACTGATCCGAAATCAGGTAGATCTTATTGGTAAAGAAGTACATGTGCGTAAAAGCTCTTCTTTTGTAGATAGGTTGCAGAACTTATCAGATGAAATAGGAGGTGATGTGCTTATTATAGAAGAACAAGATAGTGCAGAGTCTGAAGAGTTAATCAGACAAGTGGCCTTTTCAGAAATTGATTATACCATTGCTGATGAAACTATGGCACTTGTAAATGCCTCTTACTACCCTATTCTTGATGTGCGTACTGACATTAGCTTTCCTCAACAGATTGCCTGGGCTGTGCGTAAAAACTCTGACCAGCTGCTTAACTCTCTAAACGAGTGGATCGTTCAGGTGAAAAAGAAGCCTACTTTTAACATCATTTATAATAAGTATTTCAAAAGTCCCAGGGCCTCATTGATAAGAGCTAAAAGTAGCTACTCTTCTATGGGAGGCGAAAAAATTAGTGTTTATGACGATATTATAAAAGTAGCGGCTGACAGTTTGGGCTGGGATTGGCAGCTATTGGCGGCACAGATATATCAGGAATCGCACTTTGATCCTAATGTGGAATCATGGGCAGGAGCTATCGGCCTTATGCAAATAGTGCCAGAAACGGGAGAA includes the following:
- a CDS encoding aminopeptidase, which translates into the protein MKLLKNLCQVHAPSGNEGLMKKFLLDYINDNKDQWKCSPEIYEGDELQDCIILKFGSPRTAVFAHMDSIGFTVRYQNQLVPIGGPDAQTGYELVGQDNLGPIECELEVNDDHQLFYKFGRPIETGTDLVFKCNFEETEEYISSCYLDNRLGIYNVLKLAETLTDGVIVFSTWEEHGGGSVPYLAKFIYEKWQIKQALISDITWITDGVLPGSGVVVSMRDRNIPRKSYIQKIIQHANESGIDFQLEVEGSGSSDGRELQTSPYPFDWCFIGAAEDNVHSPYEKVHKHDITCMIRFYQYLMKVL
- the upp gene encoding uracil phosphoribosyltransferase, with amino-acid sequence MLNILNHSPSAINHFLYEMRHKDIQKDRAKFRNNLKRLGMIMAYEISRKFTYSAKTITTPLAEHDVQLIEDKPVLIGVLRAATPFLDGFIEVFDDSDVGFIGAYRVEEGDEIEATLEYKATNSLEGKTVILIDPMLATGKSVLTSVNTLVNNGKPAHVHIAAAVAAPEGVSYISENLKTNHTIWTAALDEKLNEKAYIVPGLGDAGDLCFGPKL
- a CDS encoding calcium/sodium antiporter, with protein sequence MLPEIGMLIVGLIILIVGGDLLVRGASSIALRSHISPLVVGLTIVAFGTSAPELLISIKAALGGSPDMTMGNVVGSNICNLGLVLGVTAMIGPIMVRQDSIKIDWPVTMGSSLLLYYVVKEDVGMIKAYEGGIFIMFLIAYTVFIIRKSRKETKAKMSNSEGLDIPKASKSLWKDIALIAAGCLGLYFGSEWFVGGAKEMAGLLGVSERVIGITVLALGTSLPELVTAIVASLKKQTDLALGNLMGSNIFNILSILGITSIIKNIHVSDQIIHHDMVAMLLITLILFPIMVFKRVVGRIAGVILLSLYLVYTYTVIS
- the sdaAA gene encoding L-serine ammonia-lyase, iron-sulfur-dependent, subunit alpha, encoding MAFLFNDFASWKKYCAEHDLKLYETVLDYEQEQKGRTADEIWTGLEKAYGVMKEAVETGLNEDMSSRSGMINNGAKKVFQHQQVVLSKEFKNLISRALAAKEVNSCMGRIVAAPTAGASGILPGTLYTLQEIHGLEDHKILEGLLVGAGIALIIEQKASLAGAVGGCQAETGSAAAMASGAIVYCLDGDIDQVFNAVAITIQCMLGLVCDPVAGLVEVPCVVRNASAAAIANSSAQMALANLSGVIPVDECVDAMGEVGQSMEARYKETALGGLAATPTGQKISKSVLIQDIEMLPDEDENEG
- the rho gene encoding transcription termination factor Rho gives rise to the protein MYTIEELNVRLLSELKEIAEELGLKNYKRLSKQELIYKILDQQAVTPESDLPKKKASDSKTATTATETPKEEKTKRPRKRENVKAKKEKKDADLSSEELLESFKIEIDDKVTSFDEKSTKEAKPSKDTKEKESADDNNSKPRRERKPSASNDNKEKAEAKSKDNDSKSESTSHSNNNNNNNRGNNKKKEGNVRDFDGVIENEGVLEIMQDGYGFLRSSDYNYLASPDDIYVSPSQIKLFGLKTGDTVKGQIRPPKEGEKYFALLRVENVNGKTTEEIRDRVPFEYLTPLFPEEKIRLSSKADNYSARILDLFSPIGKGQRGMIVAQPKTGKTVLLKNIANAIAENHPECYLIILLIDERPEEVTDMARSVKAEVVSSTFDEQAERHVKVSSMVLEKAKRMVECGHDVVILLDSITRLARAYNTTVPSSGKILSGGVDANALHKPKDSLELQEM
- the serS gene encoding serine--tRNA ligase — translated: MLQVTYIRENKDQVIAGLGKRKFANAEDVINEVLELDDLRKSTQQKHDEAQSESNTLSKEIGALMKAGKKDDAEEIKQKTADLKVQVKDHAERLTQYESDLKALLYKIPNVPNNDVPEGAGENDNVTVEQHGDVPELFEGALPHWELIKKYDIIDFELGNKITGAGFPVYKGKGARLQRSLVNYFLDKAVEAGYMEVQPPILINEDSGYGTGQLPDKDGQMYYVREENFYLIPTAEVPITNMYRDVIVNSDDLPIKHVGFTPCFRREAGSWGAHVRGLNRLHQFDKVEIVEIHHPDNSYAALERMCNHVKGLLESLNLPYRVLNLCGADLGFTSAQTFDMEVFSAAQQKWLEVSSVSNFETYQANRLKLRCKGDDNKSFFLHTLNGSALALPRILAAILENNQTEDGIKIPEVLVPYTGFDSIS
- a CDS encoding prolyl oligopeptidase family serine peptidase; protein product: MKHLSVFLFLPLLILSCTKKKEVEENKLTYPETATVDTVDNYFGVEVKDPYRWLEDDQSEATKSWVKAENEVTFGYLNKIPFKEDLKGRLEELFNYERVFAPAKHRDYYYFYKNDGLQNQNVLYRKKGEDGEAEVFLDPNKFTEDGTISLAGASFTKDGSLFGYLISEGGSDWRKAIVLDAETKEQVGDTLRDIKFSGIAWKGTEGFYYSSYDKPKEGSTLSGKTQLHKLYYHKMGTPQSEDELIFGGEETPRRYIGAYLTEDERFLVISAAERTSGNELYIKDLSKPDSEIVTIVEGYDSEQGVLLNDGDRLIISTNLKAPNSKLVEVDIANPTPEHWKDLIPETENVLTAGSAGGKIFADYMIDAKTAVKQYDLHGNFEHDIELPGIGTAYGFSGEADDKELYYTFTSFTYPSTIFKYDIASGKSTLYQQANVDFNPDDYETKQVFYTSKDGTKVPMFIVHKKGLKLDGKNPTYLYAYGGFNVSLTPSFSTSRIVWLENGGVYAQPNLRGGGEYGEEWHKAGTKMQKQNVFDDFIAAGEYLIENNYTSHDYLAISGGSNGGLLVGATMTQRPDLAKVAFPAVGVMDMLRYHTFTAGAGWAYDYGTAEDSKEMFEYIYGYSPVHNVKDSVEYPATLVTTADHDDRVVPAHSFKFAAQLQKHQVGDNPVLIRIETDAGHGAGKPIAKIIEEEADKYAFAWYNMGYTPQFEKKDL
- a CDS encoding GNAT family N-acetyltransferase; its protein translation is MIREGKKEDLPQVLALIKELAVYEKAGDEVDNTVEQMEEDGFGPNPAYGLFVAESDHGAIVGIAIYYYRYSTWKGRRIYLEDIVVTESERGNGLGKALFDSVIAKGKGEKCKGMVWQVLDWNEPAINFYKKYYDADLDPEWINCSINF
- a CDS encoding DUF1987 domain-containing protein; amino-acid sequence: MNALYLESTEDSPKVFLDYSSGKLSIVGRSFMEDTAPFHQAIVGWLRTYFQSPQKETFLDLEMEYLNTSSTKMLLDILFELNKFFIFGNKIMVRWKYDPDDEDMAELGKEIADMVDVPFEHVVYS
- a CDS encoding DUF4286 family protein, yielding MVLYNVTIGIDSDVEQEWLAWMKTTYIPTVMATGLFKDCQIFKVLGQDEEASVSYSFQYFTESVDKVVDYLDNHAPTIVQLLHKNYKDKHVAFRTLLQQVE